CGGCATGCGGCCGATGAGCGAGCACTTGCCATGGACGACCTCGTCATGGCTGAGCGGGAGGATGAAGTTCTCGTTGAACGCGTACATCATCGAGAACGTGAGCAGCTTATGGTTGCCGGGACGCCACGGGAAGTCGGTCTGCATGTAGTGGAGGGTGTCGTTCATCCACCCCATGTCCCACTTGTAGTGGAAGCCGAGCCCCCCGTCCTTGGGCGGATAGGTCACGAGCGGCCACGAGGTCGACTCCTCGGCCATCGACATGACGTCCGGGAAGTAGTGCTCGATGGCGGAGTTGACGTTGCGCACGAAGTCGATCGAGGTGAAGTCCTCCTCGCCGCCCTTCGAGTTGAACTTCTTGAGCTTGGGGTCATCGACCCCGAAGTTGAGGTAGAGCATCGACGTGACGCCATCCATGCGGATGCCGTCGGCATGGAACTGCTCGAGCCAGTAGAGGGCGTTCCCCGTGAGGAACGAGCGCACCTCCCCTCGCGAGAGGTCGAACTTGAAGGTTCCCCAGTTGGGATGCTCCTCCTTCTCGTAGAGCCGGTTGCCGTTGAACGCGACGAGGCCGTGGGCGTCCTTGCAGAACCCGCCGGGCACCCAGTCGAGGATGACCGCGATGCCCGCGGCGTGAGCCGCATCCACGAAGTGACGGAACTGGTCGGGCGACCCATAGCGCGAGGTCGGGGCATAGTAGCCCGTGACCTGATAGCCCCACGACCCGTCGAACGGGTGCTCCATCACAGGGAGCAGCTCGATGTGCGTGTAGCCCATCTTGGAGACGTAGCCCACGAGCTCCTCGGAGAGCTCGTCGTAGGTGAGGTAGGTGCCCCCGCCGACCTCGCCCTCGGGAGGTTCGAAGCCATTGCCCTCGAGGCCGTCGTCATGACGCTTCCAGCTGCCGAGATGGACCTCATAGATGTTGAGGGGCTTGTGCATGTGGTCCCCGCGTGAGGCCATCCACCTCTGGTCGGTCCAGGTATAGGTGGACGTGGGTGCGAGGCGCGAGGCGGTGCCAGGGGGGCACTCGGCCCAGAACGCATAGGGGTCGGCCTTGTAGAGGTACTCGCCCGTCGCCGTCTCGATGAGGTACTTGTAGAGCTGGCCGGCCTTGGCCCCTGCCACGAAGCCGCACCAGACGTCGCCCGTCTCGGTGCACTCGAGCGGGGAGGCCTGCTCGTCCCAGTCGTTGAAGTCGCCGATGACACGGACGGACCTGACCCCTGGGGCCCAGACGGCGAAGTGATATCCCTTCTTGCGGTTCACGGTGATGGGATGCGCACCCATCTTGTCATAGCCCCGATACCACTCGCCCTTGCCTGCCACGTAGACATCCGCCGGGGTAATCGCGATCTCTTTTGCGTTCACGTATTCCTCCTCCGTCGGGCATGGGGAGGAGGCGTGGTCCGAACGGCCCGCCTGGCCACCCCGCCAGGCACTGCATATGACCAGAGTGTACCCTGGAACTCTAAGCTAAACGAACGGCTCGGCACCCGGTCGCACCAATCCGTCTGCGGTAGCATGGTCCAGACGAGAGGTCAGCCATGCCGCGCCCACGTCCACCGCGAGGAAGCCAGGAGGGAGCGACCATGCCACGCGAATCCAAGAAGACGCGAGGTGAGCGTGCCGTCGAGGTCTGCCGACGCCTCTGCGGGCGCTATCCGGACGCCGAGTGCGCGCTGCACCATCAGACGCCGTTCCAGCTCACCATCGCGGTGCTCCTCTCGGCACAGACCACCGACGCACAGGTCAACAAGGTGACGCCGGAGCTCTTCAGGCGCTGGCCGGACGCGGCCTCGATGTCCTGCGCGACGCCGGCAGAGGTGGGAGAGGTCATCCATAGCCTGGGGTTCTGGCGCACCAAGGCCGACCACTGCGTGGGATGCGCCCAGACGGTCATGGCCGACTTCGCGGGAGACGTCCCCCAGACCATGGAGGAGCTCCAGACACTCCCCGGCGTAGGCAGGAAGACCGCCAACATCGTGATGAACGAGGGGTTCGGCCACGTCGCCGGCATCGCGGTCGACACCCACGTGTACCGCATCGCCACGAGGCTCGCCCTCACGAGGGCGGCCACCCCCGGCGAGGCCGAGAAGGACCTCCTCGCCTGCATACCCCAGGAGCTCTGGGGCCCGGTCAACCACACGTGGATCCTCTTCGGACGTGAGATATGCGACGCAAGGAAGCCCCTCTGCGCGGAATGCCCGCTCGCCGACCTGTGTCCCAGCGCCTTCAAACCGCCTACGAGCACCCGTCGGAGGCCATCGGGCGCGCACGGGCAGGGCAAGGGGTCCGGACGTCAGGCATGACGCCCGTCCACATCGCACCGTGAAAGAAGAAGGGGGCCGGCTGATGCCGACCCCCTTCGTTCGTACGTCGTGAGTGCGGTGCTACTCGGCGGCCTTCTCGGTCTCGGCAGCGGCCTCGGGCGCAGGCGCGGCAGCCTCTGCAGGCGCGGCCTCCTCGGCAGGCTTGGCAGCCTCGGCGGCAGCGGCCTCCTTGGCGGCCTTCTCGGCATCGGCGGCAGCCTTCTTCTCGAACTCGGCAGCGCGCTTGGCCTTCTCGGCAGCCTTGGCCTCGATGGCGGCATGCTTGGCAGCCTGGGCCTCCTCGGCCTTCTTCTCGCGGGCAGCCTTGTCAGCAGCAGCCTTCTCGAGCTGGGCCTGGGCGGCTCCGCCGAACTTGTTGGAGAAGCGCTGGACGCGGCCGCCGGTGTCGACGAGCTTCTGCTGGCCCGTGTAGAACGGGTGGCACTTGTCGCAGAGGTCGACCGTCATCTCTGGGACGGTCGCGCGGGTGACGAACGTGTTTCCGCAGGTACAACGGACGGTGCACTCCATGTACTCGGGATGGATGCCTTGCTTCATGGCTAAACTCCTTGCTTCGCGCCCAGGTTTCCGACCAAGGCTTTGGATGGACCCTGATTTCCAACCAGGGCAAACAAGCTTTTGGATTGTAGCACAGGTGCGCTCCTGCGCCAGCGCCGAACACGAGGACTCCGCATGAGACGGCCGACGAGGGCCGGAGACCATGTGACCCCTGCACCGCCAGCGCGGCACGGTGCCGTACAATGCAGGCAACAGCCAGGCGGGCAGAGCCCGCAGCACCTCGGGAGGCACCCATGCTCATCACCATCGATGTCGGCAACACGCAGACGACGGTCGGCCTGTTCGACCAGAGCGACGACCAGGGCGCCGATGCCAGCCCCCACATCCAGTGGCGCATGGCGACCGACCATACCGACACGGCCGACGAGCTGCACGAGCGCCTCTTCGGCTACTTCCAGATGCACGGCCTCGCCCTTGACGAGGTCAGCCATGCCGCCATCGCGAGCGTCGTCCCCATCCTCACCATGGGGTGGAGGGAGTTCCTCAACGACCTCCTGGAGGGGGCTCCCCTCGTCGTCGACGCCTCTCGCGACTGCGGCATCGAGGTGGCGATGCCCGACCCCCACTCCGTGGGTGCCGACCGCATCGCCAACGCCGTGGCGGCACGGGCGCGCTATGGCGCACCCGCCATCGTGGTCGACTTCGGGACCGCGACCAACATAGACGTGGTCGACGGCCGAGGCCGCTACCGCGGCGGCGTCATCGCCCCTGGCCTCATGCTCTCGGCAGGCGCGCTCTTCTCGCGAGCGGCCAAGCTGTCGAGCGTCCCGCTCGAGCGTCCCGACCGCACCTTGGGCGACACCACCGAGACGGCCGTCCAGGCGGGCATCGTGATCGGTGAGGCCGCACGCGCCGAAGGGCTCGTGGCGCGTATCAAGGAGGAGCTCGAAGCCGAGGGGGACGCGGCCCCGGTCGTGATCGCCACGGGCGGCCTGGCACGCCTGGTCTCCGAGGCGACCGACCTCTTCGACGAGGTGGACCCCGACCTCACCCTGCGCGGCATCCGCCAGATCTGGCTCCATGCCTGGGAGAAGCACAGCCAGGACCGCAGCATCCTCTAGCAGCAAGGCCTGCCACCCCAAGGGTGACAGGCCTTGCACGTGCATCCTGCAGGAGGGCGCCCTCGCTACTCGATGACCGTCTGCCCGCCCATGTAGGGCACGAGCGCGTCGGGGATCGTGATGGTGCCGTCGGCGTTCTGGTAGTTCTCGATGATGGCTGCCATCGTGCGCCCCACGGCCAGGCCGCTCCCGTTGAGCGTGTGGACGTAACGCGTGCCCTTGAACTCGGCCGGGTCACGATAACGGATGTTGGCACGGCGCGCCTGGAAGTCCCAGCAGTTGGAGCAGCTCGAGATCTCCTTGTAGTTGTTGTAGCTGGGGAGCCAGACCTCGAGGTCGTAGCACTTGCGTGCCGAGAAGCCCAGGTCGCCCGAGCAGAGGGTGACCACGTGATAGGGCAGGCCCAGCGTCTGGAGGTTGCGCTCAGCCTCGGCGACCATGCTCTCGAGCTCGTCCATGGAGTTCTCGGGCTTCGAGAACTTGACCATCTCGACCTTCGAGAACTGGTGCACGCGGATGATGCCACGGGTGTCCCTGCCGGCGCTCCCGGCCTCCTCGCGGAAGCACGGCGTGAACGCGGTGTACTTGAGCGGGAGGTCGGCCGCGTCAAGCGTCTCGTCCCGGTGCAGGTTGGTGAGCTGGACCTCGGCCGTGGGGATGAGGTACAGGTCAGGGTTCACGTGATAGAGGTCCTCCTCGAACTTGGGCAGCTGGCCTGTGCCGTAGAGGGTGTCGTGATTGGTGATGGCAGGGACCCACCACTCCTTGAAGCCGGCCTCGCGATGCTGGTCGAGGAAGAATGAGATCAGCGCACGCTCCAGACGGGCACCGGCACCTCCCAGCACGTAGAAGCGGGCGCCCGCGAGCTTGACGCCGCGGTCGAAGTCGATGATGCCGAGGTCTGGGCCGAGGTCCCAGTGGGCCTTGGGCTCGAAGTCGAACTCGCGCGGGGTGCCCCAGCGACGGACCTCGGGGTTCTGGGTGTCGTCCTTGCCGACGGGCACGGAGGGGTCGGGGATGTTGGGGATGCGGCTCATGAGGGCCGTGAGGTCCTCCTCCACGCTGGCACGCTCGTCCTCGAGCTCGGCGATGCGCTCCTTGCTCGAGGCGACCTCGGCCTTGGCGGCCTCTGCCTCGTCGCGCCTGCCGTCGCGCATGAGCTGGCCGATGTTCTTGGAGGCGGCGTTACGTGCGGCCTGGAGCTTCTCGACCTCGGCGATGGTGGCACGGCGACGCTCGTCGAGCTCGAAGAAGCGCTCGCGATCCCAGCTGCCGTTGCGGTTCGCCATCTCAACGTCGATGGCATCGGGGTTCTCTCGCACGTACTTGATGTCGAGCATCTTAGGGCCTCTCTGTCTGCAGCCCGGCCACTCGGTCGGGCACTGGTCACAAGCCGTGCGCGGCGGTCGCGTCGCGCAGACCCGTCAAGTATATACTGAGCAGCTGATGGTGACCGTCACGCGTCAAGACGCCGCACACATACGAGAGGACCGCATCCCATGGATGTCATCAACTGGCTCTTCGGTACCCGTGAGGGCTCGCTCGCCCTCATA
This genomic stretch from Atopobiaceae bacterium harbors:
- a CDS encoding type III pantothenate kinase, whose translation is MLITIDVGNTQTTVGLFDQSDDQGADASPHIQWRMATDHTDTADELHERLFGYFQMHGLALDEVSHAAIASVVPILTMGWREFLNDLLEGAPLVVDASRDCGIEVAMPDPHSVGADRIANAVAARARYGAPAIVVDFGTATNIDVVDGRGRYRGGVIAPGLMLSAGALFSRAAKLSSVPLERPDRTLGDTTETAVQAGIVIGEAARAEGLVARIKEELEAEGDAAPVVIATGGLARLVSEATDLFDEVDPDLTLRGIRQIWLHAWEKHSQDRSIL
- the glgB gene encoding 1,4-alpha-glucan branching protein GlgB; this encodes MNAKEIAITPADVYVAGKGEWYRGYDKMGAHPITVNRKKGYHFAVWAPGVRSVRVIGDFNDWDEQASPLECTETGDVWCGFVAGAKAGQLYKYLIETATGEYLYKADPYAFWAECPPGTASRLAPTSTYTWTDQRWMASRGDHMHKPLNIYEVHLGSWKRHDDGLEGNGFEPPEGEVGGGTYLTYDELSEELVGYVSKMGYTHIELLPVMEHPFDGSWGYQVTGYYAPTSRYGSPDQFRHFVDAAHAAGIAVILDWVPGGFCKDAHGLVAFNGNRLYEKEEHPNWGTFKFDLSRGEVRSFLTGNALYWLEQFHADGIRMDGVTSMLYLNFGVDDPKLKKFNSKGGEEDFTSIDFVRNVNSAIEHYFPDVMSMAEESTSWPLVTYPPKDGGLGFHYKWDMGWMNDTLHYMQTDFPWRPGNHKLLTFSMMYAFNENFILPLSHDEVVHGKCSLIGRMPGDWWRQFAGMRVLAFYQMMHPGAKLNFMGNEIAQFIEWRYYESIQWFLVDEYDTHRNQQSFIAALNEFYKEQPALWQEGYSWDGFEWLDADDSKQSFVSFIRHGDKPADDLVVLINFDPTTYDDYRVGVPVPGQWSEVFNSDHKEFGGADVFNPEPLVSEAKAWNGHKQSVTLRMPGLTGIVLKRTGDLPKRRAPKKATAKKPAAKAAAKKPVAKKSAPAKATAKKPVAKKSAPAKAAVRKPAAKKAAASTTTRRSGGAKA
- the serS gene encoding serine--tRNA ligase — translated: MLDIKYVRENPDAIDVEMANRNGSWDRERFFELDERRRATIAEVEKLQAARNAASKNIGQLMRDGRRDEAEAAKAEVASSKERIAELEDERASVEEDLTALMSRIPNIPDPSVPVGKDDTQNPEVRRWGTPREFDFEPKAHWDLGPDLGIIDFDRGVKLAGARFYVLGGAGARLERALISFFLDQHREAGFKEWWVPAITNHDTLYGTGQLPKFEEDLYHVNPDLYLIPTAEVQLTNLHRDETLDAADLPLKYTAFTPCFREEAGSAGRDTRGIIRVHQFSKVEMVKFSKPENSMDELESMVAEAERNLQTLGLPYHVVTLCSGDLGFSARKCYDLEVWLPSYNNYKEISSCSNCWDFQARRANIRYRDPAEFKGTRYVHTLNGSGLAVGRTMAAIIENYQNADGTITIPDALVPYMGGQTVIE
- the nth gene encoding endonuclease III, encoding MPRESKKTRGERAVEVCRRLCGRYPDAECALHHQTPFQLTIAVLLSAQTTDAQVNKVTPELFRRWPDAASMSCATPAEVGEVIHSLGFWRTKADHCVGCAQTVMADFAGDVPQTMEELQTLPGVGRKTANIVMNEGFGHVAGIAVDTHVYRIATRLALTRAATPGEAEKDLLACIPQELWGPVNHTWILFGREICDARKPLCAECPLADLCPSAFKPPTSTRRRPSGAHGQGKGSGRQA
- the rpmE gene encoding 50S ribosomal protein L31; protein product: MKQGIHPEYMECTVRCTCGNTFVTRATVPEMTVDLCDKCHPFYTGQQKLVDTGGRVQRFSNKFGGAAQAQLEKAAADKAAREKKAEEAQAAKHAAIEAKAAEKAKRAAEFEKKAAADAEKAAKEAAAAEAAKPAEEAAPAEAAAPAPEAAAETEKAAE